In Synechococcus sp. KORDI-100, a single window of DNA contains:
- a CDS encoding class I SAM-dependent methyltransferase — translation MSGRPRHGWFEAVADSYRSCRPGYPRALFRWLADQAPGRKCCWDAACGSGQASVGLAAEFDRVVATDLSPAQIAAAPAHSRIHYRVAPAEHSGLQTSSLEAVVVAAAIHWIDVPRFNKEVIRVLKPGGVLAWLGYDPLQGAPEPLQHWLDALYYERLQGLWPAERVHVDKRYADLPFPGSSQKVPDDLRIELNWTAKQLLGFIRTWSALRSNDHQCQDLMATFQQELEALWPPDQKQLPLHLPLMGRWGLLE, via the coding sequence ATGAGCGGCAGACCTCGCCACGGTTGGTTCGAGGCTGTCGCGGATTCATATCGAAGCTGCCGCCCTGGCTATCCCCGTGCCCTGTTCCGTTGGCTGGCGGATCAGGCTCCAGGCCGTAAGTGCTGCTGGGACGCAGCCTGTGGAAGCGGCCAGGCAAGCGTTGGCCTCGCCGCTGAATTTGACCGGGTGGTGGCAACCGACCTCAGTCCAGCCCAGATCGCTGCGGCACCTGCCCACAGCCGCATTCACTACCGGGTGGCACCCGCTGAACACAGTGGCCTCCAGACCTCGAGTCTTGAAGCCGTGGTGGTGGCTGCGGCAATCCACTGGATCGATGTTCCGCGCTTCAACAAGGAGGTGATCCGGGTGCTGAAGCCTGGCGGAGTGCTGGCATGGCTGGGCTACGACCCGCTGCAGGGGGCACCCGAGCCTTTGCAGCACTGGCTGGATGCGCTGTATTACGAGCGTCTGCAGGGGTTATGGCCAGCCGAACGCGTCCACGTGGACAAGCGTTATGCCGATCTGCCCTTTCCAGGGTCAAGCCAAAAGGTTCCCGATGACCTGCGCATTGAGCTGAACTGGACAGCGAAACAACTGCTGGGTTTCATCAGGACCTGGTCGGCTCTGCGCAGCAACGACCATCAATGCCAGGACCTGATGGCCACTTTCCAGCAGGAGCTCGAAGCGCTCTGGCCACCGGATCAGAAGCAGCTGCCGCTGCATCTGCCTTTGATGGGGCGCTGGGGCCTGCTGGAGTGA